In the genome of Sander vitreus isolate 19-12246 chromosome 13, sanVit1, whole genome shotgun sequence, one region contains:
- the elmod1 gene encoding ELMO domain-containing protein 1 isoform X1: MKHFLRVVTQFFVFLYCKCLWRGLKFVARKFTGHCELQRICYNNKHGARRTLKIESSLRFSKNELLQSALSIHPDKVEKTIEDIMALKKINPDTNPQLGISLQASLLQIVGYRSLVAEVEKLRKEPYDCENPEHEDMLMKLWKELRPDTPLTGRISKQWCEIGFQGSDPKTDFRGMGLLGLHNLLYFAEHDKATALQMLHDSLQPKHKDPKTEEIEINKPEWEQKNLDKAIGYSFAIVGINITDLAYSLLVTGALKTHLYNVAPEMPSLLHFQQTFCYLMQEFHRFWIEEDPSDIMEFNRVRSKFHRRILRQLKNPDMALCPHFSASHLHLVNL; the protein is encoded by the exons ATGAAGCATTTTCTGAG AGTGGTGACCCAGTTCTTTGTGTTCCTCTACTGTAAATGTCTGTGGCGGGGCCTGAAGTTTGTAGCCAGAAAGTTTACGGGACACTGCGAGCTGCAGCGAATCTGCTACAACAACAAGCATGGAGCCCGCAGGACCCTCAAGATAG AATCGTCTCTGAGGTTCTCCAAAAATGAG ctgctgcagtctgccctcAGCATCCATCCTGATAAAGTGGAGAAAACCATTGAGGACATCATGGCGTTGAAGAAGATTAACCCTGACACCAACCCACA GTTGGGCATCTCGCTCCAGGCCAGCCTGCTGCAGATTGTGGGCTACAGGAGCCTGGTGGCGGAGGTGGAGAAGCTGCGCAAGGAGCCGTACGACTGTGAAAACCCAGAGCACGAGGACATGCTGATGAAG cTGTGGAAGGAGCTGCGTCCTGACACACCTCTCACTGGACGCATCTCTAAACAGTGGTGTGAGATTGGTTTCCAGGGCAGCGATCCCAAGACTGATTTCAGAGGCATGGGCCTGCTGGGCCTGCACAACCTGCT GTATTTCGCAGAACATGACAAGGCCACTGCCCTGCAAATGCTCCACGACTCCCTGCAACCAAAGCACAA GGATCCAAAAACTGAGGAAAT TGAGATAAACAAGCCTGAATGGGAACAGAAGAACCTAGACAAAGCAATTGG ATACTCCTTTGCCATTGTGGGCATCAACATCACAGACCTGGCCTACTCTCTGCTGGTGACTGGAGCTCTGAAGACCCACCTGTACAATGTGGCCCCAGAGATGCCAAGCCTGCTCCACTTCCAGCAGACCTTCT GTTACCTGATGCAGGAGTTCCACCGTTTCTGGATCGAGGAGGATCCCAGCGACATAATGGAGTTCAACCGGGTCCGCTCCAAGTTCCACAGGAGGATCCTGCGACAGCTGAAGAACCCGGACATGGCTCTGTGCCCCCACTTCTCCGCCTCCCACCTCCACCTGGTCAACCTGTAA
- the elmod1 gene encoding ELMO domain-containing protein 1 isoform X2 produces the protein MKHFLRVVTQFFVFLYCKCLWRGLKFVARKFTGHCELQRICYNNKHGARRTLKIESSLRFSKNELLQSALSIHPDKVEKTIEDIMALKKINPDTNPQLGISLQASLLQIVGYRSLVAEVEKLRKEPYDCENPEHEDMLMKLWKELRPDTPLTGRISKQWCEIGFQGSDPKTDFRGMGLLGLHNLLYFAEHDKATALQMLHDSLQPKHNEINKPEWEQKNLDKAIGYSFAIVGINITDLAYSLLVTGALKTHLYNVAPEMPSLLHFQQTFCYLMQEFHRFWIEEDPSDIMEFNRVRSKFHRRILRQLKNPDMALCPHFSASHLHLVNL, from the exons ATGAAGCATTTTCTGAG AGTGGTGACCCAGTTCTTTGTGTTCCTCTACTGTAAATGTCTGTGGCGGGGCCTGAAGTTTGTAGCCAGAAAGTTTACGGGACACTGCGAGCTGCAGCGAATCTGCTACAACAACAAGCATGGAGCCCGCAGGACCCTCAAGATAG AATCGTCTCTGAGGTTCTCCAAAAATGAG ctgctgcagtctgccctcAGCATCCATCCTGATAAAGTGGAGAAAACCATTGAGGACATCATGGCGTTGAAGAAGATTAACCCTGACACCAACCCACA GTTGGGCATCTCGCTCCAGGCCAGCCTGCTGCAGATTGTGGGCTACAGGAGCCTGGTGGCGGAGGTGGAGAAGCTGCGCAAGGAGCCGTACGACTGTGAAAACCCAGAGCACGAGGACATGCTGATGAAG cTGTGGAAGGAGCTGCGTCCTGACACACCTCTCACTGGACGCATCTCTAAACAGTGGTGTGAGATTGGTTTCCAGGGCAGCGATCCCAAGACTGATTTCAGAGGCATGGGCCTGCTGGGCCTGCACAACCTGCT GTATTTCGCAGAACATGACAAGGCCACTGCCCTGCAAATGCTCCACGACTCCCTGCAACCAAAGCACAA TGAGATAAACAAGCCTGAATGGGAACAGAAGAACCTAGACAAAGCAATTGG ATACTCCTTTGCCATTGTGGGCATCAACATCACAGACCTGGCCTACTCTCTGCTGGTGACTGGAGCTCTGAAGACCCACCTGTACAATGTGGCCCCAGAGATGCCAAGCCTGCTCCACTTCCAGCAGACCTTCT GTTACCTGATGCAGGAGTTCCACCGTTTCTGGATCGAGGAGGATCCCAGCGACATAATGGAGTTCAACCGGGTCCGCTCCAAGTTCCACAGGAGGATCCTGCGACAGCTGAAGAACCCGGACATGGCTCTGTGCCCCCACTTCTCCGCCTCCCACCTCCACCTGGTCAACCTGTAA
- the slc35f2 gene encoding solute carrier family 35 member F2: MEGHEEERVCGKWRVSCSLNSYNLRDIFTWRLLKTIIMGQVLSLLICGTAVSCQYLADAKVETPMLQSFLNYVLLLLVYTTILSTREGDRNLLQILKTKWWKYLVMGLADVEANYTVVKAYQFTTLTSIQLLDCFVIPVLMVLSWFFLKTRYRLLHFVAVTVCLLGVGAMVGADILAERDQGSTSHVVLGDGLVLLSAALYAVSNVCQEYTVKNLSRVEFLGMLGLFGTLISGIQLAVLETRAVAAITWNCHISMLFAVYALCMFVLYSFMPVVVKMTSATAVNLSLLTADLFSLFCGIFLFHYTFSPLYIISFVVITVGFVMFNALPTYSALPESSSSEDDPAETFADLTAESPSDCLLSAGKDSQGAETLTAVAAL, translated from the exons ATGGAGGGGCATGAagaggagagagtgtgtgggAAATGGAGGGTTTCATGCAGTTTGAACAGTTACAACTTGAGGGATATCTTCACATG GCGTCTGCTGAAGACCATTATCATGGGGCAGGTCTTGTCCCTGCTGATCTGTGGAACAGCAGTGAGCTGTCAGTACCTGGCCGATGCCAAGGTGGAGACGCCCATGCTGCAGAGCTTCCTCAACtacgtcctgctgctgcttGTCTATACAACCATCCTCAGCACCCGCGAAG GTGACAGGAACCTCCTACAAATTCTAAAAACCAAGTGGTGGAAGTATTTGGTGATGGGTCTGGCAGATGTGGAAGCAAACTATACGGTTGTGAAGGCCTACCAGTTCACCACCCTGACAAGTATACAG CTGCTGGACTGCTTTGTGATCCCTGTGCTGATGGTGCTTTCCTGGTTCTTCCTGAAGACTCGCTACAGGCTGCTCCACTTTGTAGCCGTGACGGTGTGCTTGTTGGGGGTGGGAGCCATGGTGGGAGCCGACATCCTGGCTGAAAGAGATCAGGGATCCA CCAGTCATGTGGTGCTGGGAGATGGTTTGGTCCTGCTCAGTGCTGCCCTCTATGCTGTATCCAATGTGTGCCAAGAGTACACAGTGAAGAACTTGAGCCGGGTCGAATTCCTGGGCATGTTGGGCCTCTTTGGGACCCTCATCAGTGGCATACAGCT AGCTGTACTGGAAACCCGTGCAGTAGCGGCAATAACGTGGAACTGTCACATTT CCATGCTGTTTGCAGTCTACGCCCTGTGTATGTTCGTGCTCTACAGCTTCATGCCTGTAGTGGTGAAGATGACCAGCGCTACTGCAGTCAACCTCTCTCTGCTCACCGCCGACCTCTTCAGCCTCTTCTGTGGCATCTTCCTCTTCCACTACACA TTTTCACCCCTGTACATCATCTCGTTTGTCGTCATCACTGTGGGTTTTGTCATGTTCAACGCCCTTCCCACGTACTCGGCTTTACCGGAGTCCAGCTCCAGTGAGGACGACCCCGCCGAGACGTTTGCTGACCTCACAGCTGAGAGCCCCTCAGACTGTTTACTGTCCGCAGGCAAAGACAGTCAGGGAGCGGAGACACTCACTGCTGTGGCTGCACTGTGA